From Oreochromis aureus strain Israel breed Guangdong linkage group 4, ZZ_aureus, whole genome shotgun sequence, a single genomic window includes:
- the LOC120439771 gene encoding uncharacterized protein LOC120439771, giving the protein MWKSVASAQGQQIGTEPLYKRAPEDFMRSRPEQSNNLPESLPYPSLNLSEDYSQLVVLPAGRTIELAGCIIVDQYRFMSYILSLLSGKQVLRLPKVAQHVPSPAPHNHLRVNSESLMDPIPRRLETTHLVSSQTQNEACIEQDLISVQSLCHPALIEQTLRRVSESGGLQTFIEQWGNSSLEELEAFIDLHFEIVWEEAMRSCQPPEPSHAVPKQDNAVGEAGEEVFTSIHRKLSKLELLEEIKRDLAEQRKRVEQIWRIIQQLAYEIKQGRNNTR; this is encoded by the exons ATGTGGAAAAGTGTTGCTTCAGCTCAAGGGCAGCAGATAGGCACAGAGCCACTGTATAAGAGGGCTCCAGAGGATTTCATGCGTAGCAGACCTGAGCAGTCCAATAACT TGCCTGAATCCCTCCCCTATCCATCACTGAACCTCTCAGAAGATTATTCTCAGTTAGTAGTATTACCAGCAGGAAGAACCATAGAGTTGGCTGGATGTATCATTGTGGACCAATATCGCTTCATGTCCTATATATTGTCTCTGCTTTCTGGCAAACAAGTACTGAGGTTGCCAAAAGTGGCTCAGCATGTCCCATCTCCTGCTCCTCACAACCACCTGAGAGTGAACAGTGAAAGCCTCATGGATCCCATCCCACGCAGACTTGAAACAACACATCTAGTTTCATCTCAGACACAGAACGAGGCATGCATAGAACAAGATTTGATCAGTGTGCAATCACTCTGCCATCCTGCACTGATAGAGCAGACTCTTAGAAGGGTCTCTGAGTCTGGAGGCCTGCAGACCTTCATTGAACAGTGGGGCAACAGCAGCCTGGAGGAGCTGGAAGCCTTCATTGACTTGCACTTTGAGATTGTGTGGGAAGAAGCCATGAGATCATGTCAGCCGCCTGAACCGAGCCACGCCGTGCCCAAGCAGGATAATGCTGTTGGGGAAGCTGGAGAGGAAGTGTTTACATCCATTCACAGGAAACTTTCAAAGCTGGAGCTGCTTGAGGAGATAAAAAGGGATCTGGCAGAACAGAGAAAGCGCGTGGAGCAAATCTGGAGGATCATACAGCAACTTGCATATGAAATCAAACAGGGCCGTAATAATACACGCTAA